Proteins from a single region of Candidatus Falkowbacteria bacterium:
- a CDS encoding carbohydrate kinase family protein produces the protein MKLFDVVTVGSALKDIMFYSNEIDIIKNPKKDPLREKLMTVEYGAKLPINKVFVNYGGGALNVAVGLKNFGLDVAPMASLGNDQVGKEIYSYLKGLRISSNLVRVTKEDRTGFSIIMTAVKDREHTIFTHKGASNHLEVFGLRNFRTKWFYVSSLTSHDWALQFDKVVRQTKRNVKIAWNPGSLQLEEHDKMRMFLPEIELLVLNKDEATQLVKSEKPRTPKAKLKDTKYLLRTIKSFGPNKVVVTQGARGVAAIDDTGNYYYMPSQGVKSKIVDTVGSGDSFSSGLVAGLVKWDNFEKALKLGIRNSAFVLYRVGAQNGLLKIKL, from the coding sequence ATGAAATTATTTGATGTAGTTACAGTTGGTAGCGCACTTAAAGATATAATGTTCTACAGTAACGAAATTGACATTATAAAAAATCCCAAAAAAGATCCACTGCGAGAAAAATTAATGACCGTTGAATATGGTGCGAAGCTACCAATCAATAAAGTGTTTGTTAATTATGGTGGTGGTGCTCTGAACGTGGCAGTTGGTTTAAAAAATTTCGGACTGGATGTGGCGCCGATGGCTTCACTTGGTAATGATCAGGTTGGTAAAGAAATTTACTCATACCTTAAGGGTTTAAGAATAAGTTCGAACTTGGTTAGAGTTACCAAAGAAGACAGAACTGGTTTTTCTATTATAATGACGGCGGTTAAGGATAGAGAACATACAATTTTTACTCACAAGGGTGCAAGCAATCATTTGGAAGTATTTGGTTTACGAAACTTTCGAACTAAATGGTTTTATGTTTCATCTCTGACCAGTCATGATTGGGCTTTGCAGTTTGATAAAGTTGTTCGACAAACCAAGCGTAATGTTAAAATTGCTTGGAATCCAGGTTCTCTGCAACTGGAAGAACATGACAAAATGAGAATGTTCTTGCCCGAGATTGAGCTTCTAGTTTTGAACAAAGATGAAGCTACTCAGTTGGTTAAAAGCGAAAAACCAAGAACCCCAAAGGCTAAATTAAAAGATACTAAGTATTTATTAAGAACTATTAAAAGTTTTGGGCCAAATAAAGTAGTTGTCACACAAGGCGCTCGAGGTGTAGCAGCAATAGATGATACTGGTAATTATTATTATATGCCATCACAAGGAGTGAAAAGTAAAATTGTTGACACCGTTGGTTCAGGGGATTCTTTTTCCTCAGGTTTAGTGGCCGGTTTGGTTAAATGGGATAATTTTGAAAAGGCTCTGAAGTTGGGAATTCGTAATAGCGCTTTTGTTCTTTACAGAGTTGGAGCGCAAAATGGTTTGTTGAAAATAAAGTTATAA
- a CDS encoding glycine--tRNA ligase encodes MSEKTLEKIISFSKRRGFVYPSSEIYGGMAAVYDYGPYGVELKNNIQNAWWKNMVQSRENIVGLDSAIFMSPKVWEASGHVNGFSDPLAECKKCHARSRVDHLLEAIDVFADEKMSEEEINKLFKENKDKIKCPSCGSKDFTDARSFNLLVKSNLGNFTGRLDEDPTYLRGETCQGIYVNFKNVLDSSRVKVPFGIAQVGKVFRNEITARQFIFRTREFQQMEMQYFVQPEEANAEYARWKQARWDFYVHDLGINEKKLRWHEHENLVFYAKEAWDIEYEFPFGFSEIEGIHNRSDYDLTQHSKFSGCDLSYTDQRTKEKYTPWVVETSSGLDRALFTVLSDAYTEEKVGDEERVVLKLKKELAPVKVAVFPLLKNKPKLVEKAKEIFDILKTKWVCEFDDNGNVGKRYRRQDEIGTPYCITVDFDTLEKDNTVTVRDRDSMEQERIEIDKLEQYFTEKLS; translated from the coding sequence ATGAGTGAAAAAACATTAGAGAAAATTATAAGTTTTAGTAAAAGGCGGGGATTCGTTTATCCATCATCGGAAATTTATGGTGGTATGGCCGCTGTATATGATTATGGTCCATATGGAGTTGAATTAAAGAACAATATTCAAAATGCTTGGTGGAAAAACATGGTCCAAAGCCGAGAAAATATTGTCGGCTTAGATTCAGCAATTTTTATGTCTCCAAAAGTGTGGGAAGCCAGTGGTCATGTGAACGGTTTTTCTGATCCGTTGGCAGAATGTAAAAAATGTCATGCTCGTTCTCGAGTGGATCATTTATTAGAAGCGATAGATGTCTTTGCTGATGAAAAAATGTCAGAAGAAGAGATTAATAAATTATTCAAGGAAAATAAGGATAAGATTAAGTGCCCTAGCTGTGGATCAAAGGATTTTACAGATGCTAGAAGTTTCAACCTCTTAGTAAAATCAAATTTAGGCAACTTTACTGGTAGGTTGGATGAAGATCCAACTTATTTGCGTGGTGAAACTTGCCAGGGAATTTACGTTAATTTTAAAAATGTTTTAGATTCCAGTCGAGTCAAGGTTCCCTTTGGAATTGCTCAAGTAGGAAAAGTTTTTCGAAATGAAATCACAGCCCGCCAATTTATTTTTCGTACACGAGAGTTTCAACAGATGGAAATGCAGTATTTTGTTCAACCTGAGGAAGCTAATGCAGAGTATGCAAGGTGGAAGCAGGCGCGATGGGATTTTTATGTTCATGATCTGGGAATAAATGAAAAAAAATTGCGTTGGCATGAGCATGAAAATTTAGTTTTTTATGCCAAAGAGGCTTGGGATATTGAATATGAATTTCCTTTTGGATTTAGTGAAATTGAGGGTATTCACAATAGATCTGATTATGATTTGACTCAACATAGTAAATTCTCTGGTTGTGATTTGAGTTATACGGACCAGCGAACAAAAGAAAAATATACACCCTGGGTGGTGGAAACATCTTCTGGTTTAGATCGTGCTTTGTTTACCGTTTTGTCTGACGCTTATACTGAAGAGAAGGTTGGTGATGAAGAAAGGGTGGTTCTGAAGTTGAAAAAAGAGTTAGCGCCTGTGAAGGTTGCGGTTTTTCCCCTTTTGAAAAACAAACCAAAGCTTGTTGAAAAAGCCAAAGAAATATTTGATATCCTGAAAACAAAATGGGTTTGCGAATTCGATGATAACGGTAATGTTGGTAAAAGATACCGTCGGCAAGATGAAATCGGTACTCCATATTGTATAACAGTTGATTTCGACACTCTTGAAAAAGATAATACAGTCACTGTCCGCGATCGGGATTCAATGGAGCAGGAGCGGATAGAAATTGACAAGCTCGAACAATATTTTACAGAAAAACTTAGTTAA
- a CDS encoding glycosyltransferase family 4 protein has product MIIGIDASRANKDKKTGVEWYSYHLIEQFKKIDKENRYFLYTDKPLKGDLAKCPDNFEEKILKWPLPRFWTLGRLSWEMLFGKKPDVLFVPAHTIPLFNPKRVVVTVHDIGFEHFPELYKWADKLYHRLTIRFIKRFADKIITVSRYSKHDISEFYKISLDKIKVVLNGFDNENYKQLDNLTPKLKDPYILFIGRLEEKKNTPRLVEAFGQFKTKYPENKHKLVLIGKGAFGFDRVQANIKKYNLENEVIMPGWVADKELPGWLNGADLFVFPSLFEGFGIPVIEAMACGCPVICSNTTSLPEAAGSAALMFNPEKSEEIVARLEQVLLNPEVQESLQVKGLRQAEQFSWQQCAKQTLSLLIGN; this is encoded by the coding sequence ATGATAATAGGGATAGATGCTTCACGAGCAAATAAAGATAAAAAGACAGGCGTAGAGTGGTATTCTTATCATTTGATTGAACAGTTCAAAAAGATTGATAAGGAGAACCGCTATTTTTTATATACAGACAAACCATTGAAGGGTGATTTGGCCAAGTGTCCAGACAATTTCGAAGAGAAAATTTTAAAATGGCCTTTACCGCGATTTTGGACTTTGGGTCGATTGTCCTGGGAGATGTTATTCGGAAAAAAACCTGATGTCTTGTTTGTGCCAGCGCATACTATTCCTTTGTTTAATCCGAAACGTGTAGTTGTAACTGTTCATGATATTGGCTTTGAGCATTTTCCTGAATTATATAAATGGGCAGATAAACTTTATCACAGGCTCACAATTCGTTTCATTAAACGTTTCGCAGATAAGATAATTACTGTGTCTCGATATTCAAAGCATGATATTAGTGAATTTTATAAAATTTCTTTAGATAAAATTAAGGTAGTTTTAAATGGTTTTGATAATGAAAACTACAAACAGCTTGATAATTTAACTCCAAAACTTAAAGATCCATATATTTTATTCATTGGACGATTGGAAGAAAAGAAAAATACACCAAGGTTGGTTGAAGCTTTTGGTCAATTCAAAACTAAATATCCTGAAAATAAGCATAAGTTGGTTTTAATAGGAAAGGGAGCTTTTGGCTTTGATCGAGTGCAGGCAAATATCAAGAAGTACAACTTGGAAAATGAAGTGATTATGCCAGGTTGGGTTGCTGATAAGGAATTGCCAGGTTGGTTAAATGGGGCTGATCTTTTTGTTTTCCCTTCTTTGTTTGAGGGGTTTGGCATCCCGGTGATAGAGGCTATGGCCTGCGGTTGTCCGGTTATTTGTTCCAATACGACTAGTCTTCCGGAGGCGGCTGGATCCGCAGCCTTGATGTTCAATCCGGAAAAATCTGAAGAAATAGTTGCTCGATTGGAGCAGGTTTTATTAAATCCTGAGGTTCAGGAGTCTTTGCAGGTCAAGGGCCTTCGGCAAGCTGAGCAGTTTTCCTGGCAGCAGTGTGCAAAGCAAACTTTAAGTCTTTTAATTGGCAATTGA
- a CDS encoding cysteine--tRNA ligase: MKLYNTMSRKIEEFKPISEKEVTMYNCGPTVYDYAHVGNLRSYIFADILKRSLLYNDFNVKQVINITDVGHLTGDSDEGEDKIEKSARLESKSASEVAEFYTNAFKQDLIKLNILSPEIWAKATDHIQEMIDLVKMLEKNGFTYKISDGIYFDTSKSKEYGKLAKLNLEGQEEGARVEVNSEKRNPTDFALWKFSPKEQKRQMEWDSPWGVGFPGWHLECSAMSMKYLGETLDIHTGGIDATPVHHTNEIAQSEAATGKTFVNYWLHSEFLLINDGRMGKSKGNFITLQTIENKGFDPIVYRFFCLSSHYRSKLNFSWEALANARNGWDKFKKKFMDLGKVDGQVDQVVFDRFKEYIDNDLSIPQALAVAWDVLKSDSSDADKRATLLAFDKVFGLNLENLHKEEVNIPAEVQVLIDKRLQARRDKKWDKADDLRKEIEDLGWLIEDAADSTVIKKK; the protein is encoded by the coding sequence TTGAAATTGTATAATACAATGAGTCGTAAAATTGAGGAATTCAAGCCAATTAGCGAAAAAGAGGTGACGATGTATAATTGTGGACCAACTGTTTATGATTATGCCCATGTTGGTAACCTTCGGTCTTATATTTTTGCTGATATTTTGAAAAGGTCTTTACTTTATAATGATTTTAATGTTAAACAAGTTATCAATATTACAGATGTTGGACATCTGACCGGAGATAGTGACGAAGGTGAGGATAAAATTGAAAAGAGTGCACGATTAGAATCAAAAAGTGCAAGTGAGGTTGCAGAGTTTTATACAAATGCATTCAAACAAGATTTGATTAAATTAAATATTCTTTCACCGGAAATCTGGGCCAAGGCGACTGATCATATTCAAGAAATGATAGATCTGGTAAAAATGTTAGAGAAAAATGGATTTACTTATAAAATATCAGATGGGATTTATTTTGATACCAGCAAGTCCAAGGAATATGGAAAATTGGCCAAGTTAAATTTAGAAGGACAAGAAGAAGGCGCGCGAGTTGAAGTTAATTCTGAAAAGAGAAATCCAACTGATTTTGCGTTGTGGAAATTTTCGCCAAAGGAACAAAAGCGCCAGATGGAATGGGATTCACCTTGGGGTGTCGGTTTTCCTGGTTGGCATTTAGAATGTTCCGCTATGAGCATGAAATATTTGGGTGAAACTTTAGATATTCATACAGGTGGGATTGATGCTACTCCTGTGCATCATACTAATGAGATTGCCCAGAGCGAAGCTGCTACAGGAAAAACTTTTGTTAATTATTGGCTACATAGTGAATTTTTGTTAATTAATGATGGTCGGATGGGTAAATCAAAAGGCAATTTTATAACTCTGCAAACCATTGAGAATAAAGGTTTTGATCCAATAGTATATAGATTCTTTTGTTTGTCATCACATTATCGCAGTAAGTTAAATTTTAGTTGGGAGGCCTTGGCCAATGCTAGAAATGGTTGGGATAAATTCAAAAAGAAGTTTATGGATTTAGGTAAAGTTGACGGCCAGGTTGATCAGGTTGTTTTTGATAGGTTCAAGGAGTATATTGACAATGATTTATCTATTCCTCAGGCGCTGGCAGTTGCTTGGGATGTTCTTAAATCTGACAGTTCAGATGCTGACAAGCGAGCGACTTTGCTTGCTTTTGATAAGGTCTTCGGTTTAAATTTAGAAAATTTACATAAGGAGGAAGTTAATATTCCAGCAGAAGTTCAAGTTTTGATTGATAAACGTTTACAAGCTAGACGAGATAAGAAATGGGACAAGGCTGACGATTTAAGAAAAGAAATTGAAGATCTGGGATGGTTGATCGAAGACGCAGCGGATTCAACTGTAATAAAGAAAAAATAA
- the frr gene encoding ribosome recycling factor, which produces MSNQYIEQHEGDFKKGNEHFEKELATIRAGRANPAMLENILVDAYGVKTPINQLSSISVPEARVMTVEPWDKNLLKEVEKAITYADLGVGVSGESTLVRVTVPQMTEENRKEMVRGMNEKLEAAKVAVRSVREKVKEAIISGEKSNEITEDDKYAYIKELDEKVQTLNKQLQELAEDKEKEIMSV; this is translated from the coding sequence ATGTCAAATCAATACATTGAACAGCATGAGGGGGATTTTAAAAAAGGAAATGAGCATTTTGAAAAAGAGTTAGCGACAATTCGAGCAGGTCGAGCAAATCCAGCGATGCTTGAAAATATTTTGGTTGATGCGTATGGGGTGAAAACTCCTATAAATCAGCTTTCAAGTATTTCTGTTCCAGAGGCTAGGGTTATGACAGTTGAGCCATGGGATAAAAATTTATTAAAAGAAGTTGAAAAAGCTATTACTTACGCTGACTTAGGTGTTGGTGTGTCTGGAGAAAGTACCTTGGTGAGAGTTACCGTTCCACAAATGACTGAAGAAAACCGTAAAGAGATGGTTAGGGGTATGAATGAAAAATTAGAAGCAGCCAAAGTGGCTGTGCGTTCAGTTCGGGAAAAGGTAAAAGAGGCAATCATTTCAGGTGAGAAGAGCAACGAAATCACAGAAGATGATAAATATGCCTATATCAAAGAGCTGGATGAAAAGGTTCAGACATTAAATAAGCAATTACAAGAGTTAGCAGAGGATAAAGAAAAAGAAATAATGTCAGTTTAA
- a CDS encoding bifunctional (p)ppGpp synthetase/guanosine-3',5'-bis(diphosphate) 3'-pyrophosphohydrolase, translated as MNANNSPSYDEFFAKVKEKISDERCRNFIEASYKMAKEAHRRQVRDDGERYFEHVKAVAWICLTETTITDQLRLTIIVCGSLFHDMLEDTYMSKVRHLKIMFDHFHPEITKVAHELTKVPKKRQPDILKRWARMLSSNSTPTKIVKLADRLHNLRTLLHCRHDKAIRKIHETRDIILPWARDHSKLDKTTNMHPNHRTMFKREINGLADKVEQELIAVEKELSALPVP; from the coding sequence ATGAATGCTAATAATTCACCATCTTACGATGAATTTTTTGCTAAAGTTAAAGAGAAAATCTCTGATGAACGTTGCCGTAATTTCATTGAAGCTTCCTACAAAATGGCCAAGGAAGCACACCGTCGTCAAGTTCGCGACGATGGTGAACGATACTTTGAACACGTCAAAGCTGTCGCATGGATTTGTTTAACAGAAACAACCATTACTGATCAGCTTCGTTTAACTATTATTGTTTGTGGAAGTTTATTTCATGACATGCTTGAAGACACTTACATGTCAAAAGTCCGTCATTTAAAAATCATGTTTGATCATTTTCATCCGGAAATCACCAAAGTTGCGCATGAATTAACCAAAGTCCCCAAGAAAAGACAACCTGATATTTTAAAACGCTGGGCGAGAATGTTATCCAGTAATTCAACCCCAACAAAAATAGTCAAACTAGCTGACCGGCTACACAACCTGAGAACCTTACTGCACTGCCGTCACGACAAAGCAATACGAAAAATCCATGAAACTAGAGACATTATTCTGCCTTGGGCTCGCGATCATTCTAAACTGGACAAAACCACCAACATGCATCCCAATCATCGTACAATGTTCAAAAGAGAAATCAATGGCCTGGCAGACAAAGTTGAGCAAGAGCTTATTGCAGTTGAGAAAGAACTTTCAGCTCTTCCCGTTCCCTAA
- the pduL gene encoding phosphate propanoyltransferase — MINVKVEVSARHAHLTQFDLDAIFGEGYELKKEKDLSSGEYSSIDTITLVGPKKSLENVRVIGPCRGHTQIEVSRTDSHYLGIKTPLRLSGKIIRSGPIKLVGPKGELELEEGLIVAKRHVKVNPNRAAELNLTNSQVVKIKIDGPRALVFEEVEIRVAEDYDFVFVIDTDEANAAGIEGKGEGELVI; from the coding sequence ATGATAAATGTAAAAGTTGAAGTTTCAGCTCGTCATGCTCATTTAACTCAATTTGATTTGGATGCAATTTTTGGTGAAGGATATGAATTAAAAAAGGAAAAAGATTTATCTTCAGGTGAATATTCCAGTATTGATACAATTACTTTGGTTGGACCTAAAAAAAGCTTAGAAAACGTTAGAGTAATTGGACCATGTCGTGGGCATACACAAATTGAAGTTTCTCGAACTGACAGTCATTATTTAGGTATAAAAACACCATTACGATTGTCAGGTAAAATTATCCGTTCAGGACCAATTAAATTAGTCGGACCGAAGGGGGAATTGGAATTAGAAGAAGGTTTAATTGTTGCTAAGCGACATGTAAAGGTAAATCCTAACAGAGCCGCAGAACTTAATCTTACCAATAGTCAGGTAGTCAAAATCAAGATTGATGGACCAAGGGCCCTAGTTTTTGAAGAAGTGGAAATCCGAGTTGCTGAAGATTATGATTTCGTTTTTGTAATTGACACTGACGAAGCTAATGCCGCTGGCATTGAGGGAAAGGGAGAGGGCGAATTAGTGATTTAA
- a CDS encoding DNA polymerase III subunit delta' — protein MSTEIDFNWQIIGHKRIKQFLQRNVVNESISHAYLFFGPAKVGKTSAAKKFAQSLLCENYDHYQKTREVKGALPCGICSACVQFDKKIYPDLYIVEREINEKTGKKKGQIAVGQIRELLGKVAKRSFMNSYKIVLIPEAQLLSQEASNCLLKTLEEPTPRTIIILISPSKDLLLSTILSRVQLIKFLPVTRQSIYDYLLGRGASRNLAKELASMAQGRPTMAMKMFNKEDKLTEYQFINKELLQLLGSGIIDRFQFIEKMVGKKTNNEEIIKKLDYLSALTRDVLLTVNYRDDLLTNQFLVQELKQFRDKYSVKRLSGFLGKIEQAKRLLLQNVNPRLLLENLLLNI, from the coding sequence ATGAGTACTGAAATAGATTTCAACTGGCAAATCATCGGACATAAGCGAATAAAACAGTTTTTACAAAGGAATGTGGTTAATGAATCAATTTCACATGCTTATTTGTTTTTTGGACCAGCAAAAGTTGGAAAAACCTCAGCTGCGAAAAAATTTGCTCAGTCATTGTTGTGTGAGAACTATGATCATTATCAGAAGACACGAGAGGTCAAGGGAGCTTTGCCATGTGGAATTTGCTCTGCCTGTGTTCAGTTTGACAAAAAAATTTATCCGGATCTTTATATTGTGGAACGTGAGATTAATGAAAAGACTGGTAAAAAAAAGGGTCAGATTGCAGTTGGGCAAATTAGGGAGTTGCTAGGTAAAGTGGCGAAACGCTCATTCATGAATTCTTATAAAATTGTACTTATACCGGAGGCACAGTTGCTTAGCCAGGAAGCTAGTAATTGTTTACTCAAAACTCTAGAGGAGCCAACCCCGCGTACAATTATAATTTTAATCAGTCCAAGTAAAGATCTTTTGTTGTCTACGATTTTATCCCGAGTTCAACTTATTAAATTTTTGCCAGTTACACGGCAATCTATTTATGATTATTTATTGGGCCGGGGTGCGTCTAGAAATTTAGCTAAAGAATTGGCGAGCATGGCTCAGGGGAGACCGACCATGGCCATGAAAATGTTCAACAAGGAAGACAAGCTTACAGAATATCAATTCATTAATAAAGAACTATTACAACTATTGGGTTCGGGTATAATTGATCGCTTTCAATTTATTGAAAAGATGGTAGGTAAAAAGACAAATAATGAAGAAATAATTAAAAAACTTGACTACTTATCTGCTTTAACTCGAGACGTTCTGTTGACAGTTAATTATCGTGATGATTTATTGACTAATCAATTTTTAGTTCAGGAGTTGAAGCAGTTTAGAGATAAATATTCAGTAAAAAGATTGTCTGGGTTTTTAGGAAAAATTGAACAAGCAAAAAGGTTGTTATTACAAAATGTAAATCCGCGATTATTATTAGAGAATTTATTATTAAACATATAA
- a CDS encoding rod shape-determining protein, protein MFIRKIGIDLGTTYTLVHLPKRGIVINEPSVVAISMTDKKILAVGDEAKEMIGRTPDTIIASRPLKDGVIADYKTTEAMLRYFINKAVGGIKLFRPEVMVAVPAGITSTERRAVIDATIAAGARAAYIIKEPIAAAIGANIPIGSASGHMIIDIGGGTSEIAVISLGGVVASASVRIGGNKFDTSIAEFIRRKYNLAIGERTSEDIKIEIGSAMYSEGPAVLDIRGRDMIAGLPKTITISSNDVTEALQKDLQGIVEAVKEVLHQTPPELSADIIDKGIIMSGGSSLLRDIDQLISRAVGVPVYVADDALLCVAKGTGIALDNLELYKRSILATK, encoded by the coding sequence ATGTTTATCCGTAAGATTGGAATTGACCTCGGTACAACTTATACTTTAGTGCATTTACCAAAGAGGGGAATCGTAATTAACGAACCCTCTGTTGTTGCTATTTCCATGACAGATAAAAAGATTCTGGCAGTTGGTGATGAAGCTAAAGAAATGATTGGTAGAACACCGGACACTATTATTGCTAGCCGTCCATTAAAAGATGGTGTGATCGCTGATTACAAGACAACTGAAGCAATGCTTCGGTATTTTATTAATAAAGCCGTGGGTGGAATTAAATTATTTCGACCGGAAGTTATGGTAGCTGTCCCAGCGGGTATAACTTCAACCGAAAGAAGGGCAGTAATTGATGCTACTATCGCGGCAGGTGCGCGAGCAGCTTATATTATCAAAGAGCCTATTGCTGCAGCTATTGGTGCCAATATTCCAATTGGTAGTGCTTCTGGGCATATGATTATTGACATTGGTGGTGGAACTTCTGAGATTGCAGTTATTTCTTTGGGTGGTGTGGTGGCCTCAGCTTCAGTTCGAATTGGTGGAAATAAGTTTGACACTTCAATTGCTGAGTTTATTCGTCGTAAATACAATTTGGCCATTGGTGAAAGAACCTCTGAAGATATTAAAATTGAAATTGGTTCAGCTATGTATAGTGAAGGCCCAGCAGTTTTGGATATTCGTGGTCGAGATATGATTGCGGGATTACCCAAGACGATTACTATTAGTTCAAATGATGTGACGGAAGCTTTGCAAAAAGATTTACAGGGAATTGTGGAGGCAGTCAAGGAAGTTTTGCATCAAACACCACCAGAGTTGTCAGCTGATATTATTGATAAAGGTATTATTATGTCCGGTGGTAGTAGTTTACTCCGTGATATTGACCAATTAATTTCTCGAGCTGTAGGTGTTCCAGTTTACGTGGCTGATGATGCTCTTTTGTGTGTTGCCAAGGGAACCGGAATCGCTCTAGACAATTTGGAATTATATAAACGTTCAATTTTAGCAACGAAGTAA
- a CDS encoding tRNA-dihydrouridine synthase: protein MSNFWLKFKKPIIALAPLAGITDSACRLLCRKNGADVVYTEMTSIDALYYDSKKTMQMLDLNKKETPVVVQLFGKRPELIAKAVEIVEQAGFDGVDINFGCPAKKVVAHEGGITLLRDLNLCYELVQAVCEATKLPVSVKTRVSINKKNSSEKITVLDFIDKIKDLPVTTLMLHGRTYEKAFSGEVNYDMMKLAKQQFKGIVLGNGGINEPEDAKKMLELTGMDGVGLARGIYGRPWLFSQINDYLKKGKFNHPDLKQIKKIALEHAKLNYQTKGEHGLVELRKHLCWYFKGFPGASKHRQKLVQVKTLAEVKAALKSI from the coding sequence ATGAGTAATTTTTGGCTAAAATTTAAGAAACCAATTATAGCTTTAGCGCCTTTAGCGGGAATAACAGATTCTGCTTGTCGTTTGCTTTGTCGAAAAAATGGTGCAGATGTTGTGTATACTGAAATGACTTCAATTGACGCACTGTATTATGATTCAAAAAAAACAATGCAGATGCTGGATTTGAATAAAAAGGAAACACCCGTGGTTGTTCAACTGTTTGGTAAACGACCAGAGTTGATTGCTAAGGCAGTGGAAATAGTGGAACAAGCTGGCTTTGATGGTGTTGATATTAATTTCGGATGTCCTGCAAAAAAGGTCGTTGCACATGAGGGTGGTATTACTTTGCTTCGAGATTTAAACTTGTGCTATGAATTAGTTCAGGCGGTTTGTGAAGCAACCAAGTTACCCGTTTCTGTAAAAACTCGAGTTTCGATTAATAAAAAAAACAGTTCGGAAAAAATAACGGTGTTAGATTTTATTGATAAGATTAAAGATTTGCCGGTGACCACTTTAATGTTGCATGGCCGAACTTATGAAAAAGCTTTTAGTGGTGAAGTTAATTATGACATGATGAAGTTGGCTAAACAACAATTCAAAGGAATTGTTTTGGGCAACGGAGGAATTAATGAGCCAGAAGATGCTAAAAAAATGTTGGAGCTGACTGGCATGGATGGTGTTGGTTTAGCTCGAGGTATTTATGGTCGACCGTGGCTTTTTAGTCAGATTAATGATTACTTGAAAAAAGGTAAATTTAATCATCCAGATTTAAAACAAATAAAAAAAATCGCGTTGGAGCACGCCAAGTTGAATTATCAAACCAAAGGTGAACATGGTTTGGTTGAATTACGTAAACATTTGTGTTGGTATTTTAAAGGTTTCCCAGGTGCGTCTAAACATAGACAAAAACTAGTTCAGGTTAAAACCTTGGCAGAGGTGAAAGCAGCTTTGAAAAGCATTTAA